A window of Phenylobacterium sp. NIBR 498073 genomic DNA:
CGAGGCCGTCGACCGCGAGGTGGACGAGGTCGCCCGCACCCTGGGGGCCGGGCGGCTGGTCCGCTTCTTCCGCATCACCCTGCCGCTGGCCCTGCCCGGGGTCGCGGCCGGGGCGATCCTCGGGTTCGCCAAGGCGCTGGGCGAGTTCGGCGCGACCATCACCTTCGTCGCCGCCATCCCGGGCGAGACCCTGACCCTGCCGGCGGCGATCTATGGCGCGACCCAGTCGCCGGGCGACGAGGCGCGGGCTGCAGCCCTGTGCCTGGTCGCGGCGGTGATCGCGGTCGCTGCAGTGCTGGTCTCCGACGCGGTCAGCCGCTGGGCGGCGCGGGCCGCCCGTGGCGATCGGGGATAATTACCCGGATAATATTGACGTCAATTAATATCCGGGTAAAAGGCGGCCTCCCTATCGGAGGACGCGCCATGACGCTCGACTTTCCCCCCGCCGTGCGCGCCGCGCTCGCCCGCGGCCTGACTGCAGCCTTCGGCGTCACCGAGCCGGACTCCATCGTCGCCCTCGGCGGCGGGCTCTCGGGCGCGGGCGTGTTCCGCATTCGGGTGGGCGGCATCACCTATCTGCTGCGCCTGGATCAGGCGCGCGACGGCTTCCGCGATCCGGCCCGCAGCTACGCCTGCATGCGCATCGCCGCCGCCGGCCTGCTGGCCCCGCGGGTCCGCTACGCCGACGCCGAGGACGGGGTGGCGATCATGGACTTCATCGACGAGCGGCCGCTCTCGCTGGAGTACCGCGGCACGCCCGAGCACCTGGTGGTCGAGGCCGCCCAGACCGTGCGCGCCCTGCACGCTGGGCCGCCGTTCCCGCCGCTGGTCGACTATCTCGACGGCATCGACGCCCTGGTCGCCCAGTTCCAGGCCCGCGGCCTGGTGACGCCGGCCGCCATGGCCGAGTTGCTCGAGCGATACCGGGGCCTGCGCGAACGCTACCGGACCGATCCGGCCGACCTGGTGGCCAGCCACAACGACCTCAATCCGCGCAACATCCTCTATGACGGCGCGCGCCTGTGGCTGATCGACTGGGAGTCGGCGTTCCTGGCCGACCGCTATGTCGACCTCGCCTGCGTCGCCAACCTCTTCGCGCGCACGCCGGCCCACGAGGACCTGCTGCTGGCCACCTACTTCG
This region includes:
- the modB gene encoding molybdate ABC transporter permease subunit, with protein sequence MSSLTPDDLAAVMLSLRVAGAATVVALPIAVLVALAQARGRFALRVVLDAAVTLPLVLPPVATGYVLLLLFGRRGAFGQALEKIGVVFAFDWTGAALAAGVMAFPLMVRPIRLAIEAVDREVDEVARTLGAGRLVRFFRITLPLALPGVAAGAILGFAKALGEFGATITFVAAIPGETLTLPAAIYGATQSPGDEARAAALCLVAAVIAVAAVLVSDAVSRWAARAARGDRG
- a CDS encoding phosphotransferase, with amino-acid sequence MTLDFPPAVRAALARGLTAAFGVTEPDSIVALGGGLSGAGVFRIRVGGITYLLRLDQARDGFRDPARSYACMRIAAAGLLAPRVRYADAEDGVAIMDFIDERPLSLEYRGTPEHLVVEAAQTVRALHAGPPFPPLVDYLDGIDALVAQFQARGLVTPAAMAELLERYRGLRERYRTDPADLVASHNDLNPRNILYDGARLWLIDWESAFLADRYVDLACVANLFARTPAHEDLLLATYFGAVDETRRARLQVMRQVNHLFYGLVMANAVGDQQPASDLTGRSLDELHAALTLGEPVLDSEAGRFSYVKARLSAALEGLRAPQFAEALAAVGY